A window from Plasmodium relictum strain SGS1 genome assembly, chromosome: 7 encodes these proteins:
- a CDS encoding GTP-binding protein, putative, producing the protein MIFISANKKKLSIFIFLVFLYNFKCICESKWNITKLYNNFSNLKKRKIYKKKKIFKIWRNKGYIKKPDKNNEFKNQIILYYIKNFWLSKYKKERNKKLNNYSNEFKKDEENERGKNNKNFDGNINVENVSQKYIRNFCILAHIDSGKSTLADRFLELTNTIKKKKMKNQFLDMMSLERERGITIKLKAVRMNYKNYIFNLIDTPGHFDFYHEVKRSLNACEGAILLIDGCKGIQSQTLNIFFELKKYNIKVIPVINKIDLSTCLYEKIKDDLIKKFNFKSEEILKISAKYGYEIENLFQKIITDIPFPTIKSNMFFRGIVFDSFYHQYKGVVLIIKVLNGFLKKRTEIFFINSEKSYIIQDIGYFVPEMKSTDIIRQGDIAYVCSNIRNCDDIQISETIVNKDIIKINSQKELVLDLKKYHFDTYFQEENKEKVFNNCSEESECCKNHDYETSASESKNIEKKANDCKIKTCKAINDEMESVSNKESYKSIKDEREINIKKIAATKIDVLYPSVYCNIYSVNDKKASELEMSLNKLKLNDASFSFKKDICETLGKGFKCGFNGLLHLNIIQERIKREYNVETIITAPSVNYLVKLKDKYIDKKLKEKLIDKSFDIKNINIDKKDIISNEMFFMTSNVNDIPKKNYVDSIYEPYVKTNIVTPDIYQKYIINECFKRRGIFIKKEIINDQIIFLFEMPLSEILVNFLDEIKSCTKGYGSMSYENFIIYKKSDLYKINIYINKKCIDSLSFISHKLNYYEKSRNLVLKIKNLVDPHQFLIVIQAAIESKIFVSEKIKPLKKNVTEKCYGGDITRRRKLIEKQNEGKKKMFNIGKVKLPPNLFTKLFDIKN; encoded by the coding sequence ATGATTTTCATTTCagctaataaaaaaaaattgagtatttttatatttcttgtttttttatataattttaaatgtatATGTGAAAGTAAATGGAATATAACAAAACTATACAATAATTttagtaatttaaaaaaaagaaaaatatacaaaaaaaaaaaaatttttaaaatatggaGAAACAAAgggtatataaaaaaaccagataaaaataatgaattcaaaaatcaaataattttatattatattaaaaatttttggttatctaaatataagaaagagagaaataaaaaattaaataattattcgaATGAATTCAAAAAAGACGAAGAAAATGAGAGaggaaaaaataacaaaaattttgaTGGTAATATAAATGTAGAAAATGTTAGTCAAAAGTATATTCgaaatttttgtattttagcTCATATTGATAGTGGAAAATCAACATTAGCCGATAGATTTTTAGAATTAACAaatactattaaaaaaaaaaaaatgaaaaatcagTTTTTAGATATGATGTCTTTAGAACGAGAAAGAGGTATAACTATTAAATTGAAGGCAGTAAGaatgaattataaaaattatatttttaatttaatagatACACCAGGGCATTTTGATTTTTATCATGAAGTTAAAAGATCATTAAATGCTTGTGAAGGAGCCATTCTGTTAATTGATGGTTGTAAAGGGATTCAATCACAAActcttaatattttttttgaattgaaaaaatacaatataaaagtaatacctgtaataaataaaattgatttAAGTACATgcttatatgaaaaaataaaagatgacttaataaaaaagtttaattttaaaagtgaagaaattttaaaaatttctgCTAAATATGGTTATGAAATAGAAAacttatttcaaaaaataattactgATATTCCATTTCCTACAATTAAATCGAATATGTTTTTTAGAGGGATTGTATTTGATTCATTTTATCATCAGTATAAAGGAGTagtattaattattaaagttttaaatggatttttaaaaaaaagaacagaaattttttttataaatagtgAAAAATCTTATATAATCCAAGATATTGGCTATTTTGTACCAGAAATGAAGTCAACTGACATAATTAGACAAGGTGATATTGCTTACGTTTGTTCAAATATAAGGAATTGCGATGATATTCAAATTAGTGAAACAATAGTTAATAaggatataataaaaattaattcacaGAAAGAACTCGTTTTagacttaaaaaaatatcattttgATACATATTTtcaagaagaaaataaagaaaaagtttttaataattgcAGTGAAGAAAGTGAATGTTGTAAAAATCATGATTATGAAACAAGTGCAAGTGAATCAAAAAACattgaaaaaaaagcaaatgattgtaaaataaaaacatgcAAAGCAATTAATGATGAAATGGAAAGTGTATCAAACAAAGAATCatataaaagtattaaaGATGAAAGGGAAatcaatattaaaaaaattgcagCAACGAAAATAGATGTTTTATATCCATCAGTTTATTGCAATATATATAGcgtaaatgataaaaaagcTAGTGAACTGGAAATgtcattgaataaattaaaattaaatgatgcatccttttcttttaaaaaagacATTTGTGAAACATTGGGTAAAGGGTTTAAGTGTGGGTTTAATGGACTGCTACATTTGAATATAATTCAAGAAAGAATAAAAAGAGAGTATAATGTTGAAACAATAATTACAGCTCCATCTGTCAATTATTTAGTAAagttaaaagataaatatatagataaaaagttaaaagaaaaattaatagataaaagttttgatataaaaaatattaacattGATAAAAAGGATATAATTTCTAATGAAATGTTTTTTATGACAAGCAATGTAAATGATAtacctaaaaaaaattatgttgaCTCTATATATGAGCCATAtgtaaaaacaaatattgtTACACCAGATATTTATCAAAAGTATATAATTAATGAATGTTTTAAAAGAAGAggtattttcattaaaaaagaaattattaatgatcaaattatttttttatttgaaatgcCTTTATCTGAAATACTAGTTAACTTTTTAgatgaaataaaatcatGCACAAAAGGATATGGCTCTATGAGTTacgaaaattttattatatataaaaaaagcgatttatataaaattaatatatatataaataaaaaatgtattgaTTCCTTATCATTCATTTCTCACAAGCtaaattattatgaaaaatcaAGAAACCTTgttctaaaaataaaaaatctaGTTGATCCTCATCAATTTCTTATTGTTATTCAAGCGGCGATAGAATCcaaaatttttgtttctgaaaaaataaaaccactaaaaaaaaatgtcacGGAAAAATGTTACGGTGGAGATATTacaagaagaagaaaattaattgaaaaacaaaatgaaggaaagaaaaaaatgtttaatatAGGTAAGGTAAAATTACCACCAAATCTTTTTACTAAGTTATTTGATATAAAAAACTAA
- the ICP gene encoding falstatin produces MKILSFIYLFIFSSICYISEGSDNTAYSFEVIDRSNWMNIAKRIFESTSAQSFTVLPYNFINDPNKSNKDNNSMLLIRKRLKNSSGSSTNIDYNIPSKFVPSTEHKPSDNNTPSKFVPSTEHKPSGNNTPSKFVPSTEHKPSGNNTPSKFVPSTEHKPSDNNTPSKFIPSTDYRPSGNNNPPRFIPSTEYRPSENNYPPRFIPSTEYRPSGNNNPSRFIPSTEYRPSGNNNISRLIPSTEYRPSRFIQSSNFNPSTSDKYPTLKQFTGCNNLSSNPSSNCYFPHAVNSPCCNRYTKEESNTNPNKHTSNIPRHNQNPSTSQEQHNIPSIPNSNYPHPNSHDQQHIPKLKLNEKTNLENNNMHPSTNSNDNKEGNHEKWNTNVSKEYLPTNLPDMFLDDSHVKVDDNESEEPCNIAIMLGNIIHKANEQIIKLQMNAGQVLCIDLESISGNGYIWALLGVHKELPKVTPETFPTKRVTESYYSSDISVTHPEVYEPKIENKDTKIPHISFQDEISFNNQYDKTNANAESDAEEAKNIREGLKKFVEVKEEEIAEKHAEEKIERIIEGTNKNNREANRETSQPMRYINIRGNTRVNDNEDNKSDEDKKDEDKKDEDKKDEDKKDEDKKDEDKKDDKDNKDKKDIDDKNKDDDKKDKDEKKDKDNKDDKVKPYTGERDMVGYGTILKSKIKPHKAGEFFVVYAYYRPFEPAVETNVRIVHLIVS; encoded by the exons ATGAAGATTTTAAGctttatttatcttttcattttttcgtCTATTTGCTATATATCTGAAGGATCAg aTAATACTGCCTACTCTTTTGAGGTAATAGATAGGTCCAACTGGATGAATATCGCAAAAAGAATTTTTGAGAGTACAAGCGCACAAAGCTTCACAGTATTaccatataattttataaatgatCCAAATAAGAGTAATAAGGACAATAACTCTATGTTATTAATTagaaaaagattaaaaaattcttcaGGCTCAAGCACAAATATAGATTATAATATTCCATCTAAATTTGTTCCATCAACTGAACATAAGCCATCAGACAATAATACTCCATCTAAATTTGTTCCATCAACTGAACATAAGCCATCAGGCAATAATACTCCATCTAAATTTGTTCCATCAACTGAACATAAGCCATCAGGCAATAATACTCCATCTAAGTTTGTTCCATCAACTGAACATAAGCCATCAGACAACAATACTCCATCTAAATTTATTCCATCAACTGATTACAGGCCATCAGGTAATAATAATCCACCCAGATTTATTCCATCAACTGAATACAGGCCATCAGAAAATAATTACCCACCTAGATTTATTCCATCAACTGAATACAGGCCATCAGGAAATAATAATCCATCCAGGTTTATTCCATCAACTGAATACAGGCCATCaggaaataataatatatccAGACTTATTCCATCAACTGAATATAGGCCATCTAGATTTATTCAATCATCAAATTTTAATCCTTCAACTAGTGATAAATATCCCACTTTAAAGCAGTTCACGGGTTGTAATAATTTATCTTCAAATCCTAGTTCAAATTGTTATTTTCCACACGCAGTCAATTCTCCATGTTGTAATAGATATACAAAAGAAGAAAGTAATACTAATCCAAACAAACACACAAGTAATATTCCCAGACATAACCAGAATCCATCTACTTCCCAAGAACAACATAATATTCCTTCTATCCCCAATAGTAACTACCCACATCCAAATAGTCACGATCAACAACATATTCCTAAGTTAAAATTAAACGAAAAAACTAATTTAGAGAATAACAATATGCATCCATCAACAAATAGCAATGATAATAAAGAAGGAAATCATGAAAAATGGAATACAAACGTTTCTAAGGAATACTTACCAACTAACCTTCCCGATATGTTTTTGGATGATTCTCATGTGAAAGTTGATGATAATGAAAGCGAAGAACCATGTAATATTGCAATAATGTTAGGaaatattatacataaaGCAAATGagcaaataataaaattacaaatGAATGCAGGTCAGGTATTGTGTATAGATTTAGAATCTATTTCTGGTAACGGATATATATGGGCATTGTTAGGTGTTCATAAAGAATTACCCAAGGTTACTCCTGAAACATTTCCCACAAAAAGAGTTACAGAATCATACTACTCCAGTGACATTTCAGTCACCCATCCAGAAGTATATGAACCAAAAATAGAGAATAAGGATACAAAAATACCTCATATAAGTTTTCAAGAtgaaatttcttttaataatcaATATGATAAAACAAATGCAAACGCAGAATCAGATGCAGAAGAGGCAAAGAATATAAGAGAaggtttaaaaaaatttgtagAAGTGAAGGAAGAAGAAATTGCAGAAAAGCATGCAGAAGAAAAGATAGAAAGAATTATCGAAGGaactaataaaaacaatagaGAAGCCAATAGAGAAACTTCTCAACCTATgagatatataaatataagagGAAATACTAGAGTTAATGATAATGAAGACAATAAATCAGATGAAGATAAGAAAgatgaagataaaaaagatgaagataaaaaagatgaagataaaaaagatgaagataaaaaagatgaagataaaaaagatgataaagataataaagataaaaaagatatagatgacaaaaataaagatgatGATAAAAAAGACAAAGATGAAAAGAAagataaagataataaagaCGATAAAGTAAAACCATATACTGGAGAAAGAGACATGGTGGGATATGGtactattttaaaaagtaaaataaaaccACATAAAGCAGGAGAATTTTTCGTTGTTTATGCTTATTATAGGCCATTTGAACCCGCTGTAGAAACAAATGTAAGAATTGTTCATTTAATAGTATCTTAA